The proteins below come from a single Candida albicans SC5314 chromosome 7, complete sequence genomic window:
- a CDS encoding mRNA-binding protein (Ortholog(s) have mRNA binding activity and 90S preribosome, cytoplasm, mitotic spindle pole body, nucleolus localization), which translates to MNDNNPDGGLSIDSFELEDKLSKIRSQTNSKLDNQKHLAIILSAVEENIEEQKNDKTPVAYFVSFLSLLDQCISNDQILDSNLAATTAYFLDLVFPFTPKPLLKSKFNQILAKLAQPLTLENAEAALVRSTIGALESLLLAQDGSSWNSKGQVSPKRAFLALLETSFDPRPKVRKRAQEAVSKILSNPPASPSPTHVAAPLAADAALTQLSTLLNTYKTQKKNKEVNSQIIHVLQLIKMITSTNSWPVNKIEELCDILLEISKTSDQFLVSSAFGAFEGLFQSMTDVIDVEKFTRVLNVIFDLKPSINDTHLAASWLAVVAKALESFALLSPESCISKLPTVLPIVSSYLSSESKDIYSSASQCLIAIVSQSIPDKFLLQPSPTNGITGEIYETVDDAITYISKMIEDILFSIKYQNATKDILEFTTATILKLRSRANPDFLDVLKNVGDWRTNETDNFPYNKEAEDVIAASISSMGPEVVLSVLPLNLTGENGGPGRAWLLPLLRDNVRFAELDFYKNSILPNIEFFDTKIEQSNNKESINSKIFQTIVDQIWSLLPHFCDLPKDLTSAFDETFATKLSDLMFAKVELRVPICHAWRLLVESNVAYRDGALDEDLLMQQEFPKEEARKNVGYLSTIAGNILTVLFNVFTYTVADSRGFVLETIETYLNIIPKDELATTFDKVCGMLKQAMDEEAGQTSQQQQQQSKTDIPSTSITMMDLIVAMAKYVPESSHNALFSIFVATVSLVKNPLMQKRAYRIISRLAETETGKQSILKFIGEIERVLIETIEQTHNSARSSRLNAILLVLELLPSTDLYFIPAILQEIIMATKDVNERSRGLSYQILIKMGQKMNEGGVIENSRVPGFDSDAPNSSASLTEFFTMVSAGLAAQNPHMISATITAISCLIFEFKDVLPTDVLLEIASTVELFLTHNSREIAKSAIGFVKVEVLSLPEEMVKQNLSDLLSKLMRWSHEHKGHFKSKVKHILERLIRKFGVEEVERCIPEEDKKLVANIKKSRNRAKRKQEAETEAEGETGSKTAGSSHNSEKKFVSAYEEALYDSDISEDEVDIYDEDANRHRKAGKSNQFILETGDEPLNLLDRQALAHISSSKPKKFTKQDLQNRKEEFKTKNGKLVFKEDNEEDPLANKGSGIDAYLDAVKQAPIRGQKNKLKFKRSRNEEDNWSDDDADSTPVLKKGKTLGKSKISKPKQKFKAKKKL; encoded by the coding sequence AtgaatgataataatcCTGATGGTGGATTATCCATCGACTCCTTTGAATTAGaagataaattatcaaagaTTAGATCTCAAACCAATTCCAAACTTGACAACCAAAAACATTTAGCAATAATATTATCTGCTGTAGAAGAGAACATTGAAGAACAAAAGAATGACAAAACACCAGTTGCCTACTTTGTATCGTTTTTGTCGTTATTAGATCAATGTATTTCAAATGatcaaattcttgataGTAATTTggcagcaacaacagcataTTTCTTGGACCTTGTGTTCCCATTTACTCCAAaaccattattgaaatccaaattcaatcaaatattagCAAAATTAGCCCAACCTTTAACATTAGAAAATGCCGAAGCAGCATTGGTTAGATCTACCATTGGTGCATTAGAAAGTTTGCTTTTAGCACAAGACGGTTCATCGTGGAATTCCAAGGGCCAGGTTTCTCCTAAAAGAGCATTTTTAGCATTATTGGAAACTTCTTTTGACCCGAGACCAAAAGTAAGAAAGAGAGCTCAAGAGGCTGTTAGTAAAATATTGTCAAACCCACCAGCTTCTCCATCACCAACACATGTAGCAGCTCCTTTAGCTGCAGATGCTGCCTTAACTCAGTTGTCAACCTTATTAAATACATACAAAAcccagaagaagaacaaagaAGTAAACTCTCAAATTATTCATGTTTTgcaattaatcaaaatgattacttcaacaaattcatgGCCAGttaacaaaattgaagagTTGTGTGACATTTTGTTGGAAATTTCAAAGACATCTGatcaatttttggtttcGTCGGCATTTGGTGCCTTTGAAGGATTGTTTCAATCAATGACAGACGTGATTGATGTTGAGAAATTCACTCGTGTTTTGAATgtgatttttgatttaaaacCATCTATTAATGACACACATTTGGCTGCTTCTTGGTTGGCTGTTGTTGCCAAAGCTTTAGAGAGTTTTGCCTTATTATCTCCAGAATCCTGTATTAGCAAATTACCTACTGTGTTACCTATAGTCTCATCATACTTGTCATCTGAATCAAAAGATATTTATAGTAGTGCTTCACAATGCCTTATTGCTATTGTTTCTCAATCAATTCCAGATAAATTCTTGTTACAGccatcaccaacaaatGGAATCACTGGCGAAATTTATGAAACCGTTGATGATGCCATAACATACATTAGCAAGATGATTGaagatattttattttcaataaagtATCAAAATGCAACTAAAgatattttggaatttaCCACTGCTAcgattttaaaattgagAAGCAGAGCCAACCCTGATTTTCTTGATGTTTTGAAGAATGTAGGTGATTGGAGAACCAATGAAACTGACAATTTCCCTTACAACAAAGAAGCAGAAGATGTTATTGCCGCATCGATCTCATCTATGGGGCCAGAAGTTGTTTTGAGTGTGTTGCCATTGAATTTAACTGGTGAAAATGGTGGTCCAGGTAGAGCTTGGTTATTACCACTCTTAAGAGATAATGTGAGGTTTGCTGAATTGGATTTTTACAAGAATTCTATTTTaccaaatattgaattctTTGACACGAAAATTGAACAGTCTAATAATAAGGAATCTATTAACAGCAAGATCTTTCAAACGAttgttgatcaaatttGGTCTTTATTGCCACATTTCTGTGATTTACCAAAAGATTTAACTTCTGCTTTTGATGAAACTTTTGCTACTAAACTTTCAGATTTGATGTTTGCAAAAGTTGAGTTGAGAGTCCCAATTTGTCATGCATGGAGATTATTAGTTGAGTCGAATGTTGCATACCGTGATGGAGCCTTAGACGAAGATTTGTTAATGCAACAAGAATTCCCTAAAGAGGAAGCACGTAAAAATGTTGGATATTTAAGTACCATTGCTGGTAACATTTTGACTGTTTTGTTTAATGTTTTCACTTATACAGTAGCTGATTCGAGAGGATTTGTTTTGGAAACTATTGAAACTTATTTGAATATCATACCAAAAGATGAATTAGCCACCACATTTGACAAAGTATGTGGAATGTTAAAGCAAGCTATGGATGAAGAAGCAGGTCAAACttctcaacaacaacagcagcaaaGCAAGACTGACATTCCTAGTACTAGTATTACTATGATGGATTTGATTGTAGCTATGGCTAAATACGTTCCAGAATCTTCTCATAACGCTTtgttttctatttttgttgCTACTGTTTCTTTGGTAAAGAATCCATTAATGCAAAAAAGGGCATATAGAATTATTTCAAGATTAGCAGAAACTGAAACTGgtaaacaatcaattttgaaattcatTGGAGAAATTGAAAGGGTTTTGATTGAAACCATAGAACAAACACACAATTCAGCAAGATCCTCAAGACTTAATGCAATTTTATTAGTTTTGGAATTGCTACCATCTACtgatttatatttcatCCCAGCAATCTTGCAAGAAATCATCATGGCAACCAAAGATGTTAATGAAAGATCAAGAGGATTATCATACCAAATATTGATCAAAATGGGACAAAAGATGAATGAAGGAGGTGTTATTGAGAATTCGAGAGTTCCTGGTTTTGACTCTGATGCTCCTAATTCATCAGCTTCATTGACAGAATTTTTCACAATGGTCAGTGCTGGTTTAGCGGCCCAAAATCCTCATATGATCTCAGCTACAATTACAGCAATTTCCTGTTTAATATTCGAATTTAAAGACGTTTTGCCTACTGATGTGTTATTGGAAATTGCATCTACCGTTGAGTTATTCTTGACTCATAACTCACGTGAAATTGCTAAATCAGCAATTGGGTTTGTCAAAGTTGAAGTATTGTCTTTGCCAGAAGAGATGGTTAAACAAAACTTGTCTGACTTGTTGAGCAAATTAATGAGATGGTCACATGAACACAAGGGCCACTTTAAATCTAAAGTCAAGCATATTTTGGAAAGATTGATTAGAAAGTTTGGtgttgaagaagttgaaagATGTATACCTGAAGAAGATAAGAAATTGGTTGCTAACATcaagaaatcaagaaaCAGAGCCAAGAGAAAACAAGAAGCTGAGACTGAAGCCGAAGGTGAGACTGGATCTAAAACTGCTGGATCTAGCCATAATtctgaaaagaaatttgttTCTGCTTATGAGGAAGCCTTGTATGATTCCGATATTTCTGAAGATGAAGTTGATATTTATGATGAAGATGCTAATAGACACAGAAAGGCTGGTAAATCCAACCAATTCATTTTGGAAACAGGTGACGAGccattgaatttgttggaTAGACAAGCATTAGCACATATATCATCATCCAAACCAAAGAAATTCACCAAACAAGACTTGCAGAATAGAAAGGAAGAATTCAAGACCAAGAATGGAAAATTGGTGTTTAAGgaagataatgaagaagatcCATTGGCTAATAAGGGATCAGGTATTGATGCTTACTTGGATGCTGTCAAGCAGGCTCCAATTAGAGGtcaaaagaataaattgaaatttaaaaGATCAAGAAATGAAGAAGACAATTGGTCTGATGATGATGCAGATAGTACTccagttttgaaaaagggTAAAACTTTAGGTAAATCCAAGATTTCTAAACctaaacaaaaatttaaagCCAAGAAGAAACTTTAG